The genomic segment GGGAACAGtcagaggaacagaaacagattgTCAGGAACAGGCTTCGCAGTCCATCAGCTGTCCACTGTGGGCTTTCAGTTGAAAAGCACAATGTGTTCTTGGCGACCATCACCCATTCCCTGGAAACTACTGAGCGTTtccacagagcaacattttccCGATAGATCCCATTCCTCCTCTTGCCACGTCAACTGTACTTACTGAACATGTCTGCAAGTTGAGTGTGACCAGCTCCGGACAGTGAGCCCCGATATGCTTCAGAGCTTCGTCTTCTAGCTGCGAGAGACGAAAGACAAAGTTTGATCTGAAATCCAAATGCACTGGAAAACTTAGATCAAAAACAAGAGTCCTCCCTGCTGTCACTGTCATCAAAGGGATCTTCTACAGAACACATCTTATTATTAcaggatgataataataataattcaaccaCGACAGAACCACTGAATGATCATGAAGTTGAGTCAAAGATCTCTGgctgtatgttgtgatttgttttgtcctttttatttatgataTGTGACATATTCATAGAAACAAGTGGTTGTCTCTTCACACAGTACTGTGGATATAACAGGATTGCACTATATTAAGGCTTTTACATTTAAACTGTCGCTTTCCTTTATCTGCTACAGAGGAAATCGTGCATTTTATATTCGGTGTGACAGCAACTGTGATCTATCTGAACCAAATCATTTGTACAACACCAGCTGCCAACTCCTCACAGTACCTGCGTGCAGCCTTTGAGGAAAAGGCCCTTGATTCCAGGGCAGGAGCGGACCAGGGCCTGGACTCCATCCTTGGTGACCTGATCACACCAAGAGATGTTGAGCTGCTCCAGCAGGGGACAACCCTCACTGAGACGAGGGGGACGCAGAAGAAAGACGAGTGAGCCTTTAAAAGTACAACCCCGTGAATCAACTGTACAAAAGGCTTAAAGTCTATCAACTCCCACAGCGGCGACCAAAAGTCTAAAACCACTTTCCCGAGCTGAACCTACACACCTGAGAGCTTTGAGTGACAGGTTGGTGATTGAGGTACAGGAGGAGAGATCCAGGTGCTTCAGCTTTGGACAGAACTTACTGAGGCTGTTACACGTGCTGCGGAGGAGAAAGGCCGTGAGCGTTTTGAGGGGTGAAATTGCCTTGTGGTTCATTAGCGGCCACGTTGCGTGAGCGAACTGTGCACACACCTGTCAGTGATCTTGGTGCAGCCGTTCAGACTGAGCAGCTCAATGTTCCTGCAGTTCTGTGAGAAGGTcctacagagaaaaaacaacaacaacaaaggtttGTGTGATGCTGAACttgctccctctttctctctcttctgttaggataaggctacatccacactattacgttttaattttaaaacagccttatagaacaaaaaaacgtcTCTGTCCAGGTGAGCGTTTTAGCTCTGCGTCAGCTTTAATCCCCCGTCCAAACCAACACACTTGAAAAAGCTTCTTGTGACCAATTACGTATTGGCGTGCAGGAAGCGACAGGaggcagattgtctactctgcagtcgcTAACTCAAAGGCAAGACGAGGGATTTAGTTTCTTGGACCGATGATGAGGGGGAACTATtactgacagtgagtgtttgccACGTTTCGTCTTCACCGCAGGTAGTCGAGTTGTCACCGATAAGAACCGATTAGAAAGAGAATGTGGGCGACTGTGTCACcgtttccaaaagtctcccGTTTTTGCCCGACCATGCTAAAACACAGCCACTGAGATTTCAAACCTCTTCGTCTCCAGTGCTTGCAACCTCCGGAGAAGTAAACGTAGCAACAGTGATTGGGTTCTtaaacgtagtaatgtggatgtagacCAAGTCTTTGCCAAACTCACCTCAGGGCACTGTCACCCACACCCAGGCACCCCCGCAGGCTGAGCTTCCTAAGAAAACCCCCACATCGCTTCGAGATGTTCTCCACCACCCGGccctgcgaaaaaaaaaaaatccactcagCCTGCTGTATTCGTTTCTACGCCTCGTTGATGACAAATTAAGAGCGATGTGTAAAGTCAAAGCAGTAAGAGTAGAGAAAACTAGATGGATGGATCAGATCAGAGTTGCTCACCTCAATGTCCCTCTGAAAGTCAAAGAGGTCAATTCGTTGCCAGTTGCTGCCATCCAAGGCCAAGACATTCCAGGACTGAGAGCAGGGAGGGAAGAAACAGACATTTCAGGGTCACgctgaaacacaaatacacacagtcacGTGCACGTGCCTTGTGAACGTAGACTCACCCGTGAGACCTGGGCACAGCGACAGAGTGTTACCACATCCAGAAAGGAGAAGATTCtggaagacagacagggacaggGTTAAGAGACCCCCCGATGGCTTCGTCTTCACGCTTCGTCTTCACGCTTCGACTCTGCCCTCAACTCAGCCCCTGCGTCCACGAGTTAATCAGCCAATATTGTCGGCAGCATAGACGCGTTCGCTCAAAGTTGCGTCCTGGCAAGGAAGACGCTCATCTAACGCTTCTAATGAACAAGGCTAGGAACTTAATTAATGATCCGACAATGCAGCACAAGCTGTATCGAGGCAGGGATGTGGCGAGGCCTAGTGTTCCCTTGCCAGCCCCACAAATCAGGGCGCCGCACCTGGCCAGGCAGCAGAGTCAGCAGCCGCAGCACGGGCAAGGCCGAGGCTTGAGTTATGGCCTTCGTTTTTCTGTTTggtctccagttttttttttttggggggggggggggggggggggtgtctgaaATCAGTTAGCATCAGTTATTAATATCGCTTCAGCGCTGGGGGAAGCAGAGAAGAgaatgggagggagggacgaTCTGCGTCCCGGTGGTTAGTTAAGCTGCAGCATTTGATTTGTGggatacactgtgtgtgtgtgtgtgtgtgtgtgtgtgtgtgtgtgtgtgtgtgtgtgtgtgtgtgtgtgtgtgtgtgtgtgtgtgtgtgtgtgtgtgtgtgtgtgtcgctcacCTTAGCAACAGCTCCTTGGGCAGCTTCTTATTGATGACTGCCTCGTCGCTGTTTGTGAACAtctgaaaagagacagagaataaTATTAGATCTGTTTCAGCACGGCCAGGGCcaacacccctccctccctctcctcacctcactCAAGGACGGCCTCAGCACATAAGCGAAGATAAATGATTGTAATCTTGTTAGCTGAGATGGATTCAATGTCAAGTCTTTTAAAAAGACCCTCATTGAAGGTGATAATTAAGATAAAGCAGCACAAGAGACATGATTTTGTGTCTGTTAAGCTAAAGGAGCAGGATTGGACTGTACTGTTGCCTACAGAGCCGTAATGGCCGCCGTTTTCTTGTTATCTTTTCTGCAGGCCATATTCCATCCTCACTTCCCCCTGTGTCATTTACATCATCGAGTTTGCCCCGGTGTCGAAACCAGCATGTGCTGCGAATCGACAAGACACTGTCGCGCCAGTTAACAATATATCTCCTGAAGGATCACCTCGGTTTCTACAAACACCTAATGGATTTCCACACAAATAACTGCATCCCCTGCGAACACAGATACCGGCCCATTACCCACAGTGAAGGCTGCGATTCACAGAAGAGACGACAAATTAGCATCTAtaacttccacacacacacacacacacacacacacacacacacacacacacacacacacacacacacacacacacacacacacacacacacacacacacacacacacacacacacacacacacacacacacacacacacacacacacacacacacagacagacagacagacagacagacagacagagagaactACCGGGTTCCCATAATTTTCTAGACTGTAAAACGCAAAGATGTTGAGACAATGACGACCGGGAGCGTCCTCTCAGCCACAACAAGGACGAAGGAAGCAACATCTGGGCCAATCCTTTTTCCATTCCATAGACTTAGAAAGATAAATCTAAACCAGCCGACAGGGTAATTGGAGGGTGGGGGGCTTTGGTGTGTGCGTGAATGCGAAAGGGCAGAAAGGCCCGTTATTTACACAAGGCAAACATCTGCGACAAGATCAAGGAAATTGGCGAGGGGCCTCCTTGTTTGCATTTCCTCGCAGGTACAAACACGAAGCGCCCAAGACCAAAGAAGAATACAGTTAAAAAGGGttgatttgttgtgtttaaacaaaaataaataatagttaATGGGTTTTCAAACTGTGTACCATTTTTAATTATGGGCGTTTTATCCTGAAACCACATTCACAATAGCTCCAGATTGTTCCAGGACTCGAGCAAAAACTATTCTTCagcttcacacaaaaaaataaactgacaaaaaaaaaaaaaagcctgttgaACTCATTGActggatctttaaaaaaaatccagtcagTTCTGGGTCAAAGCCGGTCTACTGTATGTCTCtctgctaaacacacacacacacacacacacacacacacacacacacacacacacacacacacacacacacacacacacacacacacacacacacacacacacacacacacacacacacacacacacacacacacacacacacacacacacacacacacacacacacacacacacacacacacacagctgtctaTGCATGGTGCCCTGCCAGCGCAGACGTGTAAAAACTCGGAGGGAGTATAAGAAGGGACAGACATTTCCCAGTTTGGATTTGGGGCAAATTGACTCTGACAGCTCGCCCTTCCACGGTCGGCAGCTACGCTCTGGCCAAATAATCCAGGGGCCATTTCCAAAGAACCAGTGCACTTGGGTTAACGGGTGTATGTTTACACTGCCCCCCCCTTTTGTAATCCAACATAAAATGAACCTGATGCTGCATGAATGTGAGCATTATGCTTTCTCCACTGGACGGTTATAATTGGTGATGCAGGCCGTGGagggaggtaaaaaaaaagaagcttggtggactgtaacctcCAGCTAGGGaaatttttttagaaaatatatttctgtcatttcctgAAAAGATCCCATCCTCAGAGTGAATTTGGAatagtttgacacttttaaaagTGGTGTGTGCACCATGAATTGACATTGAATCAGTGGCTAAACCGGGTTTCAGTTATTTATTCCATCTTCAAAGTTAAGGACTAATAGATATATGAAATACTAAAGAGACAAGATGTAGACCGTAAACAGATTTGTTTGTTACTTACAGATTAAACTTCCGAAACATCTCTTAGGTCAATCACGTTAACAGATTTCATTTAACTGGGGTAATAAAATTGTGAATCATTAatgcctttctttttcctttctttcccacCCAGGCTGCTGTATTGTTTTGTGAAGGGCTGGTGGAGCACAACAGTTCAGCATCTTACTGCAGAGCAGTGAAGCCAGACAGAATGTAAGAGACATCAAGCGGCCCAGGcctttcaaagtaaaaactCTGCACCGGCATACAAGACCAACACCGATTTGATTGTAATGTATTCTATAGTAATAAATCAGTAAGTACGTAAGTAATTGTAACTGGTCACTGACAAATAACACTAACAACATGCTTAGAATTGACATCTTGCATCTATAAATAAACAATAGGTTTAACTAAACTGTATCACATGAATGtttcagacaataaaaaaaactatgtaaGCTTATTTGTATTTCTAGTTATGTCTCTCAGGGCTGTAAGCTTTTGAAATTCAGTTGTCACGCCAAACTCCGTAAAATCCACTTTCACATAAAACGCGGTTGGACAACAACTTTGGaaccatgaaaataataacGAAAAAAGAGGCGTGA from the Scophthalmus maximus strain ysfricsl-2021 chromosome 17, ASM2237912v1, whole genome shotgun sequence genome contains:
- the fbxl20 gene encoding F-box/LRR-repeat protein 20, giving the protein MGKEVNGVSRSRFEMFTNSDEAVINKKLPKELLLRIFSFLDVVTLCRCAQVSRSWNVLALDGSNWQRIDLFDFQRDIEGRVVENISKRCGGFLRKLSLRGCLGVGDSALRTFSQNCRNIELLSLNGCTKITDSTCNSLSKFCPKLKHLDLSSCTSITNLSLKALSEGCPLLEQLNISWCDQVTKDGVQALVRSCPGIKGLFLKGCTQLEDEALKHIGAHCPELVTLNLQTCSQITDEGLITICRGCHRLQSLCVSGCANITDAILHALGQNCPRLRILEVARCSQLTDVGFTTLARNCHELEKMDLEECVQITDGTLIQLSIHCPRLQVLSLSHCELITDDGIRHLGSGPCAHDRLEVIELDNCPLITDASLEHLKNCHSLDRIELYDCQQITRAGIKRLRTHLPNIKVHAYFAPVTPPPSVGGSRQRFCRCCVLL